NNNNNNNNNNNNNNNNNNNNNNNNNNNNNNNNNNNNNNNNNNNNNNNNNNNNNNNNNNNNNNNNNNNNNNNNNNNNNNNNNNNNNNNNNNNNNNNNNNNNNNNNNNNNNNNNNNNNNNNNNNNNNNNNNNNNNNNNNNNNNNNNNNNNNNNNNNNNNNNNNNNNNNNNNNNNNNNNNNNNNNNNNNNNNNNNNNNNNNNNNNNNNNNNNNNNNNNNNNNNNNNNNNNNNNNNNNNNNNNNNNNNNNNNNNNNNNNNNNNNNNNNNNNNNNNNNNNNNNNNNNNNNNNNNNNNNNNNNNNNNNNNNNNNNNNNNNNNNNNNNNNNNNNNNNNNNNNNNNNNNNNNNNNNNNNNNNNNNNNNNNNNNNNNNNNNNNNNNNNNNNNNNNNNNNNNNNNNNNNNNNNNNNNNNNNNNNNNNNNNNNNNNNNNNNNNNNNNNNNNNNNNNNNNNNNNNNNNNNNNNNNNNNNNNNNNNNNNNNNNNNNNNNNNNNNNNNNNNNNNNNNNNNNNNNNNNNNNNNNNNNNNNNNNNNNNNNNNNNNNNNNNNNNNNNNNNNNNNNNNNNNNNNNNNNNNNNNNNNNNNNNNNNNNNNNNNNNNNNNNNNNNNNNNNNNNNNNNNNNNNNNNNNNNNNNNNNNNNNNNNNNNNNNNNNNNNNNNNNNNNNNNNNNNNNNNNNNNNNNNNNNNNNNNNNNNNNNNNNNNNNNNNNNNNNNNNNNNNNNNNNNNNNNNNNNNNNNNNNNNNNNNNNNNNNNNNNNNNNNNNNNNNNNNNNNNNNNNNNNNNNNNNNNNNNNNNNNNNNNNNNNNNNNNNNNNNNNNNNNNNNNNNNNNNNNNNNNNNNNNNNNNNNNNNNNNNNNNNNNNNNNNNNNNNNNNNNNNNNNNNNNNNNNNNNNNNNNNNNNNNNNNNNNNNNNNNNNNNNNNNNNNNNNNNNNNNNNNNNNNNNNNNNNNNNNNNNNNNNNNNNNNNNNNNNNNNNNNNNNNNNNNNNNNNNNNNNNNNCCTGCTGCCCCCAAATTCCTGAGGTGGccccaaatccctctcctgctgtccccaaaatCCCTGGGGTGGCTCCAACTCTTTCTCTGATGTCCCCAAATTCCCAGGGTGGCCCCAATCCCTCTTTTGATCTCCTCAAATTCCCAGGGTggccccagcccctctcctgctgtccccaaaatCCCTGAGGTGGccccaaatccctctcctgATGTCCCCAAATTCCCAGGGTGGCCCCaatccctctcctgctgtccccaaaatCCCTGAGGTGGCTCCAACCCCTCTCCTGATCTCCCAAAATTCCTGGGGTAGCCCCaatccctctcctgctgtccccaaatTCCTGGGGTGGCTCCAACTCTTTCTCTGATGTCCCCAGATTCCCAGGAAGGCCCTAGTCCCTCTCCTGATGTCCCCAAAATTCCTGAGGTGGccccaaatccctctcctgatctccccaaaatcctgggGTGGCTCCAaccctttccctgctctccccaaaTTCCCAGGGTATCTCCAacccctctcctgctgtccccaaaatCCCAAGGTGGCCCCAATCCTTTCTCTGTTGTCCCCAAATTCCTGGGGTGTCTCCAACCCCTCTCCTGAtctccccaaaatcctgggGTGGCTCCAACCCTTTCTCTGATGTCCCCAAAttcccagggtgtccccaacccctctcctgctgtccccaaatcccaggggtgtccccaacccctctcctgctgtccccaaatTCCTGAGGTGGCCCCAATCCTTTCTCTGATGTCCCCAAATTCCAGGGATGTCCCCAacccctctcctgctgtccccaaaatcccagggtgtccccaacccctctcctgctgtccccaaaatcccagggtgtccccaacccctctcctgctgtccccaaaccccGAGGTGGCCCTGGGCACTCACTGTCCAGCgtggctggcagagctgacaCCTCGTTGCCTCGCTGTCTGTTGGTCAAGGTGTTGGAATGTTTCAGGGGGAAAcctgccagggacagcacaATCGAGAgggttttcatttaatttctattcatttttattaattctctattagtttggggtttcttcttgatttatttatttattctatttatttatattctattaatatatgtattatatatattatttacatattatatttatttatattattatttattctatttatttatttatttggatttattctcttaattttgGGTTTATTCACTATCAGTTTAGGGTTTATTCTCTATTTATTCTCTActtatttgtttattctttaCTAATTCTCGACTGATTTCAGgcttattttcaatttatttattctctattaatttcaggtttattttctaataattctGGGTATattcttcattaatttcaggttttattcTCTACTTATTCCCTATTAATTTTGGATTTATTCTCCATTAATTTTAGGTTTATTCTCTAATAATTTCAgggtttattttatattaatttattctctATTAGTTTCAGGTTTCTTCtctatttattcatttattctctattcattttgggtttatttccttaattttgaGTTTAttctcaatttatttatttatcctttattatttttgggtttattCTCTAATATATTCTctaataatttcagatttattctCCTTTAAGTTCAGGTTTTATTCTCTATTCCGTAATTTCATGTTCATTCTCTTATTTATTCCCTAATTTATTCTCTACTAATTCAGGATTTATTCTCTATTAATTTCAGGATTATTCTCTATTAATTTCTGgttcattttctatttatttattctccatttattctcttaatttatttattagtttATCCTCTATTAATTTTGCCCTTACTCTCTATTAATTTCAACTCTActcttaatttatttccttattccttattaatttaagtttattttccatttatttatgaTCCACCCTCCCATTTCCCATCCTTGCCAGGCTCCACTTGGGAATCCCAAAGTGTTTCCATCCCCAAATCCGcgatttttttggggaaaaacccaaggaaaatgCGATTCCCATCTCCAATTCCAGCGTGGAGCTGCAGCGACCtctcagggctggcaggaggagtCGGCACCAAActttgggattgggattttCCACCTTCCAGCCTCTTTCCCCGGATTTTTTGGGATCAGAGATGCCTGgaatttttcccctctgtgccaCACTCACCATCCAGGGCCGGGGGCTcgctgctgctctgggaatccaTGGGAGCAGCCGAGGAATTCCGCAGGGTCTCGGCTNGTGGCGCAGGTGTCCTCACCCAGTCGTAGGTGTTGATGTCCACGTCCCTGTCCAGCAGCATGGTGACAATGTCGGTGTAGCCGCCCATGCTGGCCAGGGCCAGCGCGCTCTCCCTCTCCTTGGCCAGCGCGTGAGGGTCAGcgccctggggacagccacgGCCAGGGGACACTGCCAGGTGACCCTGACACAGCCACCCCTGCCTGCACCAGAATCCTCACTGggatttatttccatttcccagttCCTTCCCCTGACCAAAACCCTTAACTGGGAATATTTCAATTATCCCCTGACCAAAACCCTTAACTGGGAATAGTTCAATTTTCCAGTTCCTTCCCCTGACCAAAATCCTTACTGGGAATATTTGAATTATCCCCTGACCAAAATCCTTAACTGGGAATATTTCAAATTTCCAGTTCCTTCCCCTGACCAAAATCCTTAACTAGGAATATTTATATTATCCCCTGACCAAAATCCTTAACTGGGAATATCTGAATTATCCCCCGACCAAAATCCttactggaaatatttgaattatttttgaatttgaatATTCCAGTTCCCTCCCCAGACCAGAATCCTCACTGGgaatatttgaattattttccagttcCTTCCCCTGACCAAAATCCTTAAATGGGAATATTTCAAATTTCCAGTTCCTTTCCCTGACCAAAATCCttactggaaatatttgaattatttttgaatttgaatATTCCAGTTCCCTCCCTGGACCAGAATCCTCACTGGGAACAGTTCAATTTTCCAGTTCCTTCCCCTAACCAAAACCCTCACTGGGAATATTTGAATTTTCCTCCCTCCTGATGGATCCTCAGCCcttttttctgctggattttggaagcccctggagctgggaagtgTCCCAGGGCTCACCCATTCCAGGAGGTGCCGGACGGTCTCGATCTCCCCGAAAGCTGCAGCCCAGATCAGGGGGGTGAAGCCTCTCTCGTCGGGTTTGTTCACCAAATTCTCACCTGGGCAGGTGAAAACAGCCAGGGTGAACCCCCTGTGCTCCCAGTTAAACCAGTAAAGGCTGGAAAACCACCTCAAGCAGCTGGTGGATGGTTGGAATCGAtgatttttggggattttttttccccatctccaaaactggaaaaatcttccccaaaaaaaaaataaaatcaccccCAGTTCTGGTGGTTTTAATTCTGAGTGCAAACCAAGCCGAGGGTTGGAGGGGACCTGGCAGGTCCTGGCGGGGACACAAAGGGACACCAACCTTTCCTCAGGTGCTCCTTCAGCTGGATGAGCTCCCCTTGGGCAGCCAGCTGGTGGATGGACAGCGCTGGAAGAGACAAATCCATCAGGAAAAGCAATTCCCTGCAAATctggggcactgggagctgctccagggtgtCTCCAacccctctcctgctgtccccaaaatCCCTGGGGTGGCTCCAACTCTTTCTCTGATGTCCCCAAAATTCCTGGGGTGGCCCCaaacctttccctgctgcccccaAATTCCTGAGGTGGccccaaatccctctcctgctgtccccaaaatCCCTGGGGTGGCTCCAACTCTTTCTCTGATGTCCCCAAATTCCCAGGGTGGCCCCAATCCCTCTTTTGATCTCCTCAAATTCCCAGGGTggccccagcccctctcctgctgtccccaaaatCCCTGAGGTGGccccaaatccctctcctgATGTCCCCAAATTCCCAGGGTGGCCCCaatccctctcctgctgtccccaaaatCCCTGAGGTGGCTCCAACCCCTCTCCTGATCTCCCAAAATTCCTGGGGTAGCCCCaatccctctcctgctgtccccaaatTCCTGGGGTGGCTCCAACTCTTTCTCTGATGTCCCCAGATTCCCAGGAAGGCCCTAGTCCCTCTCCTGATGTCCCCAAAATTCCTGAGGTGGccccaaatccctctcctgatctccccaaaatcctgggGTGGCTCCAaccctttccctgctctccccaaaTTCCCAGGGTATCTCCAacccctctcctgctgtccccaaaatCCCAAGGTGGCCCCAATCCTTTCTCTGTTGTCCCCAAATTCCTGGGGTGTCTCCAACCCCTCTCCTGAtctccccaaaatcctgggGTGGCNNNNNNNNNNNNNNNNNNNNNNNNNNNNNNNNNNNNNNNNNNNNNNNNNNNNNNNNNNNNNNNNNNNNNNNNNNNNNNNNNNNNNNNNNNNNNNNNNNNNNNNNNNNNNNNNNNNNNNNNNNNNNNNNNNNNNNNNNNNNNNNNNNNNNNNNNNNNNNNNNNNNNNNNNNNNNNNNNNNNNNNNNNNNNNNNNNNNNNNNNNNNNNNNNNNNNNNNNNNNNNNNNNNNNNNNNNNNNNNNNNNNNNNNNNNNNNNNNNNNNNNNNNNNNNNNNNNNNNNNNNNNNNNNNNNNNNNNNNNNNNNNNNNNNNNNNNNNNNNNNNNNNNNNNNNNNNNNNNNNNNNNNNNNNNNNNNNNNNNNNNNNNNNNNNNNNNNNNNNNNNNNNNNNNNNNNNNNNNNNNNNNNNNNNNNNNNNNNNNNNNNNNNNNNNNNNNNNNNNNNNNNNNNNNNNNNNNNNNNNNNNNNNNNNNNNNNNNNNNNNNNNNNNNNNNNNNNNNNNNNNNNNNNNNNNNNNNNNNNNNNNNNNNNNNNNNNNNNNNNNNNNNNNNNNNNNNNNNNNNNNNNNNNNNNNNNNNNNNNNNNNNNNNNNNNNNNNNNNNNNNNNNNNNNNNNNNNNNNNNNNNNNNNNNNNNNNNNNNNNNNNNNNNNNNNNNNNNNNNNNNNNNNNNNNNNNNNNNNNNNNNNNNNNNNNNNNNNNNNNNNNNNNNNNNNNNNNNNNNNNNNNNNNNNNNNNNNNNNNNNNNNNNNNNNNNNNNNNNNNNNNNNNNNNNNNNNNNNNNNNNNNNNNNNNNNNNNNNNNNNNNNNNNNNNNNNNNNNNNNNNNNNNNNNNNNNNNNNNNNNNNNNNNNNNNNNNNNNNNNNNNNNNNNNNNNNNNNNNNNNNNNNNNNNNNNNNNNNNNNNNNNNNNNNNNNNNNNNNNNNNNNNNNNNNNNNNNNNNNNNNNNNNNNNNNNNNNNNNNNNNNNNNNNNNNNNNNNNNNNNNNNNNNNNNNNNNNNNNNNNNNNNNNNNNNNNNNNNNNNNNNNNNNNNNNNNNNNNNNNNNNNNNNNNNNNNNNNNNNNNNNNNNNNNNNNNNNNNNNNNNNNNNNNNNNNNNNNNNNNNNNNNNNNNNNNNNNNNNNNNNNNNNNNNNNNNNNNNNNNNNNNNNNNNNNNNNNNNNNNNNNNNNNNNNNNNNNNNNNNNNNNNNNNNNNNNNNNNNNNNNNNNNNNNNNNNNNNNNNNNNNNNNNNNNNNNNNNNNNNNNNNNNNNNNNNNNNNNNNNNNNNNNNNNNNNNNNNNNNNNNNNNNNNNNNNNNNNNNNNNNNNNNNNNNNNNNNNNNNNNNNNNNNNNNNNNNNNNNNNNNNNNNNNNNNNNNNNNNNNNNNNNNNNNNNNNNNNNNNNNNNNNNNNNNNNNNNNNNNNNNNNNNNNNNNNNNNNNNNNNNNNNNNNNNNNNNNNNNNNNNNNNNNNNNNNNNNNNNNNNNNNNNNNNNNNNNNNNNNNNNNNNNNNNNNNNNNNNNNNNNNNNNNNNNNNNNNNNNNNNNNNNNNNNNNNNNNNNNNNNNNNNNNNNNNNNNNNNNNNNNNNNNNNNNNNNNNNNNNNNNNNNNNNNNNNNNNNNNNNNNNNNNNNNNNNNNNNNNNNNNNNNNNNNNNNNNNNNNNNNNNNNNNNNNNNNNNNNNNNNNNNNNNNNNNNNNNNNNNNNNNNNNNNNNNNNNNNNNNNNNNNNNNNNNNNNNNNNNNNNNNNNNNNNNNNNNNNNNNNNNNNNNNNNNNNNNNNNNNNNNNNNNNNNNNNNNNNNNNNNNNNNNNNNNNNNNNNNNNNNNNNNNNNNNNNNNNNNNNNNNNNNNNNNNNNNNNNNNNNNNNNNNNNNNNNNNNNNNNNNNNNNNNNNNNNNNNNNNNNNNNNNNNNNNNNNNNNNNNNNNNNNNNNNNNNNNNNNNNNNNNNNNNNNNNNNNNNNNNNNNNNNNNNNNNNNNNNNNNNNNNNNNNNNNNNNNNNNNNNNNNNNNNNNNNNNNNNNNNNNNNNNNNNNNNNNNNNNNNNNNNNNNNNNNNNNNNNNNNNNNNNNNNNNNNNNNNNNNNNNNNNNNNNNNNNNNNNNNNNNNNNNNNNNNNNNNNNNNNNNNNNNNNNNNNNNNNNNNNNNNNNNNNNNNNNNNNNNNNNNNNNNNNNNNNNNNNNNNNNNNNNNNNNNNNNNNNNNNNNNNNNNNNNNNNNNNNNNNNNNNNNNNNNNNNNNNNNNNNNNNNNNNNNNNNNNNNNNNNNNNNNNNNNNNNNNNNNNNNNNNNNNNNNNNNNNNNNNNNNNNNNNNNNNNNNNNNNNNNNNNNNNNNNNNNNNNNNNNNNNNNNNNNNNNNNNNNNNNNNNNNNNNNNNNNNNNNNNNNNNNNNNNNNNNNNNNNNNNNNNNNNNNNNNNNNNNNNNNNNNNNNNNNNNNNNNNNNNNNNNNNNNNNNNNNNNNNNNNNNNNNNNNNNNNNNNNNNNNNNNNNNNNNNNNNNNNNNNNNNNNNNNNNNNNNNNNNNNNNNNNNNNNNNNNNNNNNNNNNNNNNNNNNNNNNNNNNNNNNNNNNNNNNNNNNNNNNNNNNNNNNNNNNNNNNNNNNNNNNNNNNNNNNNNNNNNNNNNNNNNNNNNNNNNNNNNNNNNNNNNNNNNNNNNNNNNNNNNNNNNNNNNNNNNNNNNNNNNNNNNNNNNNNNNNNNNNNNNNNNNNNNNNNNNNNNNNNNNNNNNNNNNNNNNNNNNNNNNNNNNNNNNNNNNNNNNNNNNNNNNNNNNNNNNNNNNNNNNNNNNNNNNNNNNNNNNNNNNNNNNNNNNNNNNNNNNNNNNNNNNNNNNNNNNNNNNNNNNNNNNNNNNNNNNNNNNNNNNNNNNNNNNNNNNNNNNNNNNNNNNNNNNNNNNNNNNNNNNNNNNNNNNNNNNNNNNNNNNNNNNNNNNNNNNNNNNNNNNNNNNNNNNNNNNNNNNNNNNNNNNNNNNNNNNNNNNNNNNNNNNNNNNNNNNNNNNNNNNNNNNNNNNNNNNNNNNNNNNNNNNNNNNNNNNNNNNNNNNNNNNNNNNNNNNNNNNNNNNNNNNNNNNNNNNNNNNNNNNNNNNNNNNNNNNNNNNNNNNNNNNNNNNNNNNNNNNNNNNNNNNNNNNNNNNNNNNNNNNNNNNNNNNNNNNNNNNNNNNNNNNNNNNNNNNNNNNNNNNNNNNNNNNNNNNNNNNNNNNNNNNNNNNNNNNNNNNNNNNNNNNNNNNNNNNNNNNNNNNNNNNNNNNNNNNNNNNNNNNNNNNNNNNNNNNNNNNNNNNNNNNNNNNNNNNNNNNNNNNNNNNNNNNNNNNNNNNNNNNNNNNNNNNNNNNNNNNNNNNNNNNNNNNNNNNNNNNNNNNNNNNNNNNNNNNNNNNNNNNNNNNNNNNNNNNNNNNNNNNNNNNNNNNNNNNNNNNNNNNNNNNNNNNNNNNNNNNNNNNNNNNNNNNNNNNNNNNNNNNNNNNNNNNNNNNNNNNNNNNNNNNNNNNNNNNNNNNNNNNNNNNNNNNNNNNNNNNNNNNNNNNNNNNNNNNNNNNNNNNNNNNNNNNNNNNNNNNNNNNNNNNNNNNNNNNNNNNNNNNNNNNNNNNNNNNNNNNNNNNNNNNNNNNNNNNNNNNNNNNNNNNNNNNNNNNNNNNNNNNNNNNNNNNNNNNNNNNNNNNNNNNNNNNNNNNNNNNNNNNNNNNNNNNNNNNNNNNNNNNNNNNNNNNNNNNNNNNNNNNNNNNNNNNNNNNNNNNNNNNNNNNNNNNNNNNNNNNNNNNNNNNNNNNNNNNNNNNNNNNNNNNNNNNNNNNNNNNNNNNNNNNNNNNNNNNNNNNNNNNNNNNNNNNNNNNNNNNNNNNNNNNNNNNNNNNNNNNNNNNNNNNNNNNNNNNNNNNNNNNNNNNNNNNNNNNNNNNNNNNNNNNNNNNNNNNNNNNNNNNNNNNNNNNNNNNNNNNNNNNNNNNNNNNNNNNNNNNNNNNNNNNNNNNNNNNNNNNNNNNNNNNNNNNNNNNNNNNNNNNNNNNNNNNNNNNNNNNNNNNNNNNNNNNNNNNNNNNNNNNNNNNNNNNNNNNNNNNNNNNNNNNNNNNNNNNNNNNNNNNNNNNNNNNNNNNNNNNNNNNNNNNNNNNNNNNNNNNNNNNNNNNNNNNNNNNNNNNNNNNNNNNNNNNNNNNNNNNNNNNNNNNGGGACCGCCTGGCCCCggggacaccgtggggacacc
This genomic stretch from Parus major isolate Abel unplaced genomic scaffold, Parus_major1.1 Scaffold325, whole genome shotgun sequence harbors:
- the RFXANK gene encoding DNA-binding protein RFXANK gives rise to the protein MDLSLPALSIHQLAAQGELIQLKEHLRKGENLVNKPDERGFTPLIWAAAFGEIETVRHLLEWGADPHALAKERESALALASMGGYTDIVTMLLDRDVDINTYDWVRTPAPXAETLRNSSAAPMDSQSSSEPPALDGFPLKHSNTLTNRQRGNEVSALPATLDIQQVMENHILKLFQNKKRKK